The DNA window GAAGCTGCCATTCAAGATAGTTTAAATGAACTGATGGACGGTAAAACTGTAATTGCAATTGCGCACCGCTTATCAACAATTGCAGCGATGGATCGTTTGATCATTTTAGATGAAGGTCGTGTTGTAGAGCAGGGATCACATAAAGAACTCTTAGCTAAGCAAGGTATTTATGCACAACTCTGGGCACATCAAACAGGTGGCTTTATCGGTTAAAATACATAATATGCCTTAATTACAGATGCTACGCAGCTCACATATTACTCAATGTGTTGAGCTGCATATACTCATCTACCACACATGCATATCTTCTATAAATCTTGTTGTTATATGAGGGTACCACTTTAGTGTTAATTGCTTTCGTTTCATTTATATCATATTGATTCATATCAATAGTTATTTATACTGCAAGCGTAAAATAATAATATTATTATTATTATTAATATTAATATTAATAATTGTTATCATTAGGATTAGGTGAAGATATGAAGTTAGCGCTATTAAACGATGGTGTTGCCGCTAAAATTACTGATATGTCAGGATTACCTGCTGACACGCGAAAGAAGTTAATGGTGATAGGTGTGCTACCTAATACTCAAGTCACATTAATTCGTCGTGCGCCAATGGGGGACCCGTTGCAAATATCTGTGCGTGGAGTTTCGGTTGCGATTCGTAAGCAGTTAGCACAACAGATTGAAGTTGAGGTCGCTTAATGTTGTATCAAATCTTAACTATTGGTAATCCAAATAGTGGTAAAACTACATTATTTAATGCGCTAACAGGGGCAAACCAACGCGTTGGTAACTGGGCTGGTGTGACGGTTGATAAGAAAACCGGGCGATATGGCCATGCGGGTGATGAGTTCTTATTAACCGATTTACCGGGTATTTATGCCTTGGACAGCAGTAACGAAGTGAATAGTGTTGATGAAATGATCGCGTCGAAAGCTGCGTTGGATCATGCGGCAGATCTCATCATTAATATTGTCGATGCTTCGTGCTTAGAGCGTAGTTTATATATGACATTGCAATTGCGCGAGTTAGGTCGTCCAATGGTAGTTGTGTTAAACAAGATGGACGTATTAGCGCGTCAACGCCAAGTGTTAGACGTTAAAAAGTTAGAAAAAGCCCTTGGTTGTCCAGTACTTGCATTATCTGCAAATGCTAAAAACGAAGTGAACAATTTTAAAGAAGATTTACATTCAATCGTACAAAAAGGCGTGGTCACCGTCCCACTTGCGATGGACTACGGAACAGAAATAGAAGCGGCGATTAATGAACTAGACGTTTATTTTATAGATCACGATGCCGCCCCACGTTCGCTCGCCATTCGTGCGCTTGAAAATGATGCGTTAATTGTCGATCTTATTAGTCTTGATGCCTTGATGATGATTGCTGACGTTAAGAATAAAGTCGCAGAGTCAATTGAAACAGATTTCCATATTGCCAACGTTCGATATACCTTTTTACACCTGCTGTGTAATAAAGTGCGTCGTCAGGAAGGTAAGCTAAGCCGTTCATTCAGTGATAAAGTCGACCAAGTTGTGCTGAATAAGTACATTGGTATACCATTCTTTTTTGCGGTGATGTACTTAATGTTTATGTTTTCCATCAATATTGGTGGTGCATTCATCGATTTCTTTGATATCAGCTTTGGCAGCGTACTTGTTGATGGCGGACACTATTTATTAGATGGGTTACTGCCTGTTTGGCTCGTTACTATCATTGCTAATGGTATTGGTGGCGGTATCCAAACAGTTGCAACCTTTATTCCCGTAATTGGCTGTTTATATTTATTTTTGTCGTTACTTGAAAGCTCGGGTTACATGGCGCGTGCAGCGTTTGTGCTTGATAAAGTAATGCAACGAATTGGCCTCCCTGGTAAAGCATTTGTCCCATTGGTATTGGGCTTTGGCTGCAACGTACCTGCTATTATGGCTACTCGTACACTCGAACATGAGCGTGAACGTCGTTTAGCTGCGGCAATGGCACCGTTTATGTCATGTGGCGCGCGATTACCTGTGTATGCATTATTCTCGGCGGCATTTTTTCCTGAACATGGCCAAAATATTGTATTTGCGTTATACATTATTGGCATTTTAGTGGCAGTATTTACTGGGCTAATATTACGCTGGAGCTTGTATCCTGGCCGCAGTGATAGCTTTATTATGGAAATGCCGGATTACGAATTACCGACAATGCAGAATATGCTTATCATCACTTGGCAAAAACTAAAACGTTTTGTGTTTGGTGCGGGTAAAACCATTGTATTAGTTGTCGCATTTTTAAGTTTCTTTAATTCATTAGGGACTGATGGTAGTTTTGGTAATGAAGAAACTGAAAGTTCAGTATTATCGCAAGTTGCACAAGTGGCAACGCCGTTACTTGCACCTATCGGTATTAAAGCAGATAACTGGCAAGCAACCGTGGGTATTATTACGGGGATTTTTGCTAAAGAAGCGGTTATCGGCACGTTAAATAGTCTGTATTCAAGTGCAGAGGAAGATGATGCTGAATTTGATTTATTAGCCAGTTTACAAGACGCTATATTATCAATCCCGGCTAATTTAGCGGATTTAAGTTATTCAGATCCATTGGGTGTTGATGTGGGGGATTTAACGGATATGAACGCGGTTGCTGACGATCAAGAAGTGGATGTGACAATCTTTGGTAATTTGAAAGAGAGCTTCAGTTCTGACGCTGCTGCTTTTGCATTCTTATTATTTATTCTTTTATACACACCTTGTGCTGCGGCAATGGGCGCTTATGTACGCGAATTTGGTCGTCCATTTGCTGTTTTCATTGCTGGCTGGACTATGTTCTTAGGTTATTTTGTTGCCACTATGTACTACCAAATCGTTGAGTTTGCAGCACATCCGACATCAAGTATGGGCTGGATAGGCTTCTTCAGTGTGTTGATGTGCGTTGTTATTGCACTACTGAAAAAACAAGGTAATAAATTAAAACTACAAGAGGAACAGGGTCAATATGATTTTAACACGTCTGAAAGATCATCTTGTTGTTAATGGTAGAACCAATAGAACTGAGCTAGCCAAAATATTTGGAATTAGTGAAGACGGTATCGATGCGATGCTGACACTTTGGGTAGCGAAAGGAAAAATATCAACAACAGTCAGCGAACGTCCTCGACTTGGACAATTAAACTGCGATGTTTACTATCGCTGGAATGAAGAGTATGAACTTGCCGTTACTGTTATTAACTAAGCAGTGTTGTTGACCTAGGCCCGAACTCATATTATCAATAAAAAGGTAAATACTTGACTAAAGAAGTCGGGTATTTGCCTTTTGTCAATTACGGACCTTTTATGATCACATATACTTAATCTAAATTACTATTTAAAGGTTAAATTAATGCAAATTACAGACTTGGCGGCGGAACAAAAAATTCTCCCAGTATTACGTCTTGGCTTTCGCCCTTTTTTCTTAGCAGGCGCTTTGTTCAGTATGGTTGCATTGCTGTTATGGGGTGCAATGTTGTCTGGTTATATAACATTTCAGCCTTACGGTGGCGGCTTGTGGTGGCATATACATGAAATGTTGTTCGGTTTTGGCTGTGCAATAGTTGCAGGTTTCTTGTTAACCGCGATCCAGAATTGGACTGGGGTTCGTGGTATTTCGGGATTACCCTTACTTTGTTTATTCATGCTTTGGCTGGCTGGTAGAATTGTTTTACTTTTACCCATGTCATTAAATTATTACGTTATCATGTTGATTGATTTAAGCTTTCTACCCGTAGTTGCTTATGTTTTAGCCAAACCCTTGTTAAAAATAAAACAGTACCGAAATTTATTTTTTGTACCTTTATTAGTTTTATTTACCTTGGCAAATATTGAAATGCATTTGGCTAAATTAGGTTTAGCTAACATGACAGTCAACCAAGCTGCTTATGCATCCGTCATGCTAATGGCATTTTTAATGTCGGTGATGGCTGGTCGTGTTGTGCCGATGTTTACTGCCAACGGGACTAAAACTGCAAAAGTATTACCACTTCCTTGGTTGGAAAAATTATCAGCAGGCAGTTTAGGTGTTATTACCCTACTGTTATTAATTCACCCTTTATTTTCTGTTCCTAAGTCTGTATTTGGTATCTTATTTATTCTCGCTGCATGTTGCCAAGCCATTCGCTGGTATCGCTGGAAGCCTTGGATTACCTTGGGTGTGCCGCTGTTGTGGTCTATCCA is part of the Moritella viscosa genome and encodes:
- a CDS encoding ferrous iron transport protein FeoA, translated to MKLALLNDGVAAKITDMSGLPADTRKKLMVIGVLPNTQVTLIRRAPMGDPLQISVRGVSVAIRKQLAQQIEVEVA
- a CDS encoding FeoC like transcriptional regulator, with translation MILTRLKDHLVVNGRTNRTELAKIFGISEDGIDAMLTLWVAKGKISTTVSERPRLGQLNCDVYYRWNEEYELAVTVIN
- a CDS encoding membrane protein, NnrS family — encoded protein: MQITDLAAEQKILPVLRLGFRPFFLAGALFSMVALLLWGAMLSGYITFQPYGGGLWWHIHEMLFGFGCAIVAGFLLTAIQNWTGVRGISGLPLLCLFMLWLAGRIVLLLPMSLNYYVIMLIDLSFLPVVAYVLAKPLLKIKQYRNLFFVPLLVLFTLANIEMHLAKLGLANMTVNQAAYASVMLMAFLMSVMAGRVVPMFTANGTKTAKVLPLPWLEKLSAGSLGVITLLLLIHPLFSVPKSVFGILFILAACCQAIRWYRWKPWITLGVPLLWSIHGSLFFIWVGLFTIGMSYFINVPIVNHLWHLITIGGMGGLILAMISRVSLGHTGRMLQQPKAMFLAFLSIFIAVIIRVIGPIFWMQYYITFINLSIVFWLISFGLFAYHYAPMLFRARQDGRPG
- the feoB gene encoding ferrous iron transport protein FeoB, which codes for MLYQILTIGNPNSGKTTLFNALTGANQRVGNWAGVTVDKKTGRYGHAGDEFLLTDLPGIYALDSSNEVNSVDEMIASKAALDHAADLIINIVDASCLERSLYMTLQLRELGRPMVVVLNKMDVLARQRQVLDVKKLEKALGCPVLALSANAKNEVNNFKEDLHSIVQKGVVTVPLAMDYGTEIEAAINELDVYFIDHDAAPRSLAIRALENDALIVDLISLDALMMIADVKNKVAESIETDFHIANVRYTFLHLLCNKVRRQEGKLSRSFSDKVDQVVLNKYIGIPFFFAVMYLMFMFSINIGGAFIDFFDISFGSVLVDGGHYLLDGLLPVWLVTIIANGIGGGIQTVATFIPVIGCLYLFLSLLESSGYMARAAFVLDKVMQRIGLPGKAFVPLVLGFGCNVPAIMATRTLEHERERRLAAAMAPFMSCGARLPVYALFSAAFFPEHGQNIVFALYIIGILVAVFTGLILRWSLYPGRSDSFIMEMPDYELPTMQNMLIITWQKLKRFVFGAGKTIVLVVAFLSFFNSLGTDGSFGNEETESSVLSQVAQVATPLLAPIGIKADNWQATVGIITGIFAKEAVIGTLNSLYSSAEEDDAEFDLLASLQDAILSIPANLADLSYSDPLGVDVGDLTDMNAVADDQEVDVTIFGNLKESFSSDAAAFAFLLFILLYTPCAAAMGAYVREFGRPFAVFIAGWTMFLGYFVATMYYQIVEFAAHPTSSMGWIGFFSVLMCVVIALLKKQGNKLKLQEEQGQYDFNTSERSSCC